The following coding sequences are from one Panicum hallii strain FIL2 chromosome 5, PHallii_v3.1, whole genome shotgun sequence window:
- the LOC112893942 gene encoding 60S ribosomal protein L18a-like protein isoform X1 produces the protein MSGGQDQEEDKAWGYGTFQGPPSYPPPRPPPLGFPQPVPPPAHHRAAARPDQDYEAGVRGHGHDRLPCCGIGFGWFLRFLVGFFLGAIPWYVGAILLWCSRVDHREKPGFVACTVAAVLATLAVIIGATAGAHVY, from the exons ATGAGCGGCGGCCAGGACCAGGAGGAGGACAAAGCATGGGGCTACGGCACCTTCCAGGGCCCGCCCAGCTacccgcccccgcgcccgccgcccctcggcTTCCCCCAGCCCGTCCCGCCGCCAGCccaccaccgcgccgccgctcgtcccG ATCAAGATTACGAAGCAGGTGTGCGTGGACATGGACATGACCGCCTCCCTTGTTGCGGCATCGGTTTTGGCTGGTTTCT CAGGTTCCTTGTCGGCTTCTTCCTTGGTGCTATTCCCTGGTATGTTGGAGCCATTCTGCTGTGGTGTTCCAGAGTGGACCACAGGGAGAAACCAGGCTTTGTCGCATGCACAGTAGCT GCAGTCCTCGCTACACTTGCTGTGATCATTGGGGCGACTGCTGGAGCTCATGTttattga
- the LOC112893942 gene encoding 60S ribosomal protein L18a-like protein isoform X2 produces the protein MSGGQDQEEDKAWGYGTFQGPPSYPPPRPPPLGFPQPVPPPAHHRAAARPDQDYEAGVRGHGHDRLPCCGIGFGWFLFLVGFFLGAIPWYVGAILLWCSRVDHREKPGFVACTVAAVLATLAVIIGATAGAHVY, from the exons ATGAGCGGCGGCCAGGACCAGGAGGAGGACAAAGCATGGGGCTACGGCACCTTCCAGGGCCCGCCCAGCTacccgcccccgcgcccgccgcccctcggcTTCCCCCAGCCCGTCCCGCCGCCAGCccaccaccgcgccgccgctcgtcccG ATCAAGATTACGAAGCAGGTGTGCGTGGACATGGACATGACCGCCTCCCTTGTTGCGGCATCGGTTTTGGCTGGTTTCT GTTCCTTGTCGGCTTCTTCCTTGGTGCTATTCCCTGGTATGTTGGAGCCATTCTGCTGTGGTGTTCCAGAGTGGACCACAGGGAGAAACCAGGCTTTGTCGCATGCACAGTAGCT GCAGTCCTCGCTACACTTGCTGTGATCATTGGGGCGACTGCTGGAGCTCATGTttattga